DNA sequence from the Streptomyces tsukubensis genome:
AGCTGCTGGACTCCCTTGAGGTCACCTACCCCGAGACCTGGGACCAGATGCTCGCCGTCTGTGCGAAGGCCAAGGCCAAGGGCATCGCCGCCTGGACGTACGCGGGTGTCCACCCGTACTACATCCCCTTCACCCTCTTCCCGATGATCGCCAAGCGCGGCGGTGCCGATGTGCTCAAGGCCATCGACAACCTGGAGCCGAACGCCTGGAAGCACCCGGCGGTCAAGGACTGTTTCGAGGCGTACTACGAGCTGAAGAAGAAGGGGTACGTCCTCGACGGCACCCCCGGTCTGGACCACATCCAGTCGCAGACCAAGTGGACCGAGGGCAAGGCGCTCTTCATCCCCAACGGCTCCTGGGTGGAGAACGAGGCGTCGAAGACCATGCCGAAGGACTTCGACCTCGCCGTCGGCGCCCCCACCGGCATCGACGCCAGTGACAAGATGCCCTTCGGCACCCTCTGGGCCTCCGGCGGCGAGCCGTTCATCGTCCCCTCCAAGGCGAAGAACAAGGAGGGCGGCATGGAGCAGCTCCGCATCATGCTCAGCGAGGCCTCCTCCAAGGGCTTCACCCAGTCCGTGAAGTCCCTCAGCGCCTTCAACGGCGGCACCGACGGCATCGACCTGACCCCGGGCATGAAGTCCGTCGTCGCCACCCTGGAGAAGGCGGGCACCAATGTGGTCAACCCGCGGATCGGCGACTGGTACACCGTCCTTCTGAAGGAGAAGATCGGTACTGCCGGTCTGGGCGAGATGATGGCGGGCCGGCTCACCCCCGCCGAGACCATCAAGCGCATCCAGGGCTTCGCCGACGAGACGGCGAAGGACGCCTCCATCAAGAAGTTCAAGCGCCAGTGAACCCTGTCGGGGCCCCGTCCGGCCGACCGGGAACGGGGCCCCGGCTCTCCACACGGCACCAGCGGTGCTTTCCGCGGGAAGATCGGGGTCGGTAGGAATGCAGCACGGCAAGTACCGTTTCATCGCGGGGTTCCTGGTGGTACCCCTGGCGCTCTACGCGCTCTTCGTCATCTGGCCGTTCATCCAGGCCATCTTCTACTCGTTCACCAACTGGACGGGCCTGAGCCCCGAGTTCAAGATGATCGGCTTGGACAACTACTCCAGAATGCTGGAGGACGACGTCTTCTGGAAGGCGCTCCAGCACAGCCTGGTCTTCGCGGTGGTCCTGCCGCTGGTGACGATCGGACTCGCGCTCTTCTTCGCCTTCATGATCAACGTCGGTGGGCGCCGGAGGAAGGGAGCCGCCGTCACGGGAGTCCGCGGCTCCGGCTTCTACAAGATCGTGTACTTCTTCCCGCAGGTGCTGTCGATCGCGATCGTGGCGCTGCTGT
Encoded proteins:
- the ngcE gene encoding N-acetylglucosamine/diacetylchitobiose ABC transporter substrate-binding protein encodes the protein MGSTSANDNGGLGRRKLIQRSAALGLLTVPTVSFLSGCASGDGDKNEEVKQGTKSAKNPLAVNESAPLDFVLFDGGFGQQYAKDAVKIYEKNFPKAKVKFHATQAIQTELQPRFNGGTPPDLIDNSGKEQMDMGALVGQNQLTDLTALLDAASYDDPNKKVRDTLRPGIVEMGQFEGSQVWMLYYAYTVYGVWYSKKLLDSLEVTYPETWDQMLAVCAKAKAKGIAAWTYAGVHPYYIPFTLFPMIAKRGGADVLKAIDNLEPNAWKHPAVKDCFEAYYELKKKGYVLDGTPGLDHIQSQTKWTEGKALFIPNGSWVENEASKTMPKDFDLAVGAPTGIDASDKMPFGTLWASGGEPFIVPSKAKNKEGGMEQLRIMLSEASSKGFTQSVKSLSAFNGGTDGIDLTPGMKSVVATLEKAGTNVVNPRIGDWYTVLLKEKIGTAGLGEMMAGRLTPAETIKRIQGFADETAKDASIKKFKRQ